A single region of the Triticum dicoccoides isolate Atlit2015 ecotype Zavitan chromosome 2B, WEW_v2.0, whole genome shotgun sequence genome encodes:
- the LOC119361578 gene encoding mannose/glucose-specific lectin-like, whose translation MMDSYDEEELVALLEEDVEADVQEQEHLMIAPFAGLLENTEFNFRSLYLHNASSGPDPTRGAIINHNATARWGHTFIVDWTIYDGTGPGAKLVGRAQGQQIYASKWSHSVTLEFTNGRFKGSTLQLMGLSATFEQPSEWSITGGTGDLAMARGVVKVKFHEVVKDGDTWELSFHGFCSMQSLPTLTKAGPWGGHGGSGTDSKQPWRIESMTIIHEGTIAMFSCTYIDLSGKRRTTGSWGGGNGIPTKVQLGPREILKAVSGTHISLNSGQTVIESLKFVTNEGTYGPFGRTTGTPFNADVPEDQSIVGFFGRADDTQLIAFGIYTV comes from the exons ATGATGGACTCATACGACGAGGAGGAGCTCGTGGCATTGCTGGAGGAGGACGTCGAAGCCGACGtccaggagcaggagcatctcatg ATTGCACCGTTCGCTGGACTGTTGGAGAACACCGAGTTTAACTTCCGTAGCTTGTACTTGCACAACGCTTCTTCTGGACCAGACCCAACCAGAGGAGCCATAATAAACCACAATGCTACCGCTAGGTGGGGCCATACATTCATAGTTGACTGGACAATATATGATGGCACTGGCCCAGGCGCGAAGCTTGTCGGTCGTGCCCAAGGCCAGCAAATCTATGCTAGTAAATGGAGTCATTCCGTCACCCTTGAGTTCACGAATGGAAG GTTTAAGGGCTCCACGCTCCAGTTAATGGGACTCTCGGCGACCTTTGAGCAACCAAGTGAGTGGTCTATTACTGGCGGGACAGGTGATCTTGCGATGGCGCGTGGTGTAGTCAAGGTGAAATTCCATGAGGTGGTAAAGGATGGAGACACATGGGAGCTTAGCTTCCATGGATTTTGCAGCATGCAG AGCTTGCCCACTCTCACAAAGGCAGGCCCATGGGGTGGACATGGTGGTTCAGGTACGGACTCAAAACAGCCATGGCGCATAGAAAGTATGACGATCATCCATGAGGGGACAATTGCAATGTTTTCATGCACTTACATTGACCTGTCCGGCAAGAGGCGCACCACGGGTTCTTGGGGCGGTGGTAATGGTATCCCCACAAAG GTGCAGCTGGGGCCTCGGGAGATTTTGAAAGCAGTATCCGGAACACATATCAGCCTTAACAGTGGGCAGACTGTCATTGAGTCACTGAAGTTTGTCACAAACGAAGGAACGTATGGACCATTTGGACGTACAACCGGTACTCCTTTCAATGCTGATGTGCCGGAAGACCAAAGCATCGTTGGCTTCTTTGGCCGTGCCGACGATACGCAACTCATCGCGTTTGGTATTTACACGGTTTGA